The Apium graveolens cultivar Ventura chromosome 10, ASM990537v1, whole genome shotgun sequence nucleotide sequence CGATGATGATGATAAAATTAATGATGAAAATTTTATTGGAAATATGAATGATGTAGTTCCTTATGTTGGTATGATGTTTGATTCGTTGGATGAAGCGGAAAGTTTTTATCGAGGTTATGGTCGAAGTATAGGGTTCGAGATAATTATTCGAAGTAGTCATAAGCATTCAAGAAATGGTGGTATATCGTCACGTTTGTATATATGTCGAAAGGGTGGAAGATTGGGCCCAAAACCCTTAGAAGTTGAAGATAAGGCTAAAGGGAAACGACCTCGAAATGTTATTCCTCGAACTTGTTGTCGTGCTCGTATGTGTGTTGCTCACAAAGTAAGCTCAAACAAATGGGAAGTAACCAAGGTTAACCTAGAGCACAATCATGTTATGGTTACATCGGATAAGGTAAATTTCATGCAAAGATCACGCAACATAGATCCGTTTACCCGATCTTTGATTGAGTTATTCAACAAATCGGGTATCGAGACCCCGAAAGTGATGAATTTACTTAGTGAGACGTGTGGTGGTATTGAAAAAATTGGTTTTTCCGCTCAAGACGTACGAAATGTAATACGTGACATTCGAAGACGGGTTTTTGATTCCGGTGATGCGGAGTGTGGATTGGTTTTGTTACGAGACTTGCAAAAACAAAGTGATGGCAATTTTTTCTACCGAGTGGATGTGGATGAGGAGAATCGGGTTAGGGGTTTGGTGTGGGTTGATCCTCGTTCGCTTAACGCGTACAAGAATTttggagatgtggtgactttcgACTCGACATATCGGACTAATAGGTATGACATGCCTTTTATTCCAATTACGGGAGTGAATCACCACTACCAAAATATTTTGGATTTGCACTTATAAGGGACGAGAAAGAGACTACTTATAGATGGGTTTTGAAGACTTGGTTGGAAGCGGTCGATAACAAGCCACATATTACCATTATTACGGATCAAGACATCGCTTTAAGTAATGCCATTTCTGAGGTTATGCCTAACACCAACCATACATATTGTACGTGGCATATTAGTAGCAAGTTTCCTGAGAAACTATCTATTTTGTATACTCAATACTCGAAGTTCAAGACGAATTTTAATGCATGTATCTACAAGTCATTGTCACCAACGGAATTTGAAGGTAGGTGGGAGGACTTGAAagagaaatatgatcttgaaaatCACAATTGGCTAAATGATATGTATGCAATTAGACGGCAATGGGTTTTTGCTTTCACGAAACAACATTTTGCCGCCGGTATGACTACCACCTCAAGGAGCGAGTCTATGAATTCATTTTTTGATGAGTATGGGAAAGCGTCGACCGGTTtgaaagaattcattgagaattCACAAAAAGCTTTGGACTCACAATATTTACGGGAGGTTCAAGCCGATTTTGACACCGAGTACAAGGAAAGGAGACTATTCTCTAACTCGTCAATGGAGATACATGCCTCCAAGATATACACAAAAGAGATGTTTAAGCGATTTCAAAAAGAGATTCAAAAAAGTCAATCTTTTGTTGTGAAAAGCATGAAAGGTTGTGGAGATTATCTTTCAAAGATGTATTTGGTAGAAAAGTCCACCTTGCCGGAGATTAATAGAAGGAATTTTTTCTTGAAGGTTTCCATCGACGGGAGTTATTCTTGTACATGTAAAAAATTTGAACATTCCGAGATGATTTGTAGACACATGATCCGTTACCTTAACAAGAAACAAAAGACGATGATACCACCAGATCTTGTAACAATGAGGTGGACAATAAACGGAAACAAAGTTGCAGGACCTCTACCGTGTATGCCTCGGATGCTTGGTAATGTTGTAGAATCTCAAACGACaagatatagtggattgtgtaaAGCTTTCCAAGGTTTGTCCGTTGTTGGTAGTTGCTCCGTTCCGCGGTACAATTACTTGATGAGCGTGATCAAGAGAGAAAAGGAGTATGTGATTAAGTCTTTTCCgggagaaaagagagagaaaaaaataaatgaggactatgaaagtgatgaagaagaTGATCCGTTATTAGATCCCCCAAGGTTACAAACAAAAGTACGTCCAAAAGCGGGTAGATTCAAAAGTGGTATCGAGACGTCAAGTTCAAATAAACAATTTCGAAAGTGCAGTT carries:
- the LOC141691428 gene encoding protein FAR1-RELATED SEQUENCE 5-like translates to MGNNQEPTWVGGTASQPTAMKHCGESNVSMRILASAMKHCGMSPCTGNIAQCFIAGPQCFIVEQKLDRHTAMFHCGSLKALQCFIARVYRKIFNDDEVIDVDSIEDKVNDPGKRKTHSDDDVGFGWKNHDVHGDSDDSNDSFNGDDDDKINDENFIGNMNDVVPYVGMMFDSLDEAESFYRGYGRSIGFEIIIRSSHKHSRNGGISSRLYICRKGGRLGPKPLEVEDKAKGKRPRNVIPRTCCRARMCVAHKVSSNKWEVTKVNLEHNHVMVTSDKVNFMQRSRNIDPFTRSLIELFNKSGIETPKVMNLLSETCGGIEKIGFSAQDVRNVIRDIRRRVFDSGDAECGLVLLRDLQKQSDGNFFYRVDVDEENRVRGLVWVDPRSLNAYKNFGDVVTFDSTYRTNRDEKETTYRWVLKTWLEAVDNKPHITIITDQDIALSNAISEVMPNTNHTYCTWHISSKFPEKLSILYTQYSKFKTNFNACIYKSLSPTEFEGRWEDLKEKYDLENHNWLNDMYAIRRQWVFAFTKQHFAAGMTTTSRSESMNSFFDEYGKASTGLKEFIENSQKALDSQYLREVQADFDTEYKERRLFSNSSMEIHASKIYTKEMFKRFQKEIQKSQSFVVKSMKGCGDYLSKMYLVEKSTLPEINRRNFFLKVSIDGSYSCTCKKFEHSEMICRHMIRYLNKKQKTMIPPDLVTMRWTINGNKVAGPLPCMPRMLGNVVESQTTRYSGLCKAFQVFVGRGKKAMIEEIVPRDY